Proteins encoded within one genomic window of Sminthopsis crassicaudata isolate SCR6 chromosome X, ASM4859323v1, whole genome shotgun sequence:
- the LOC141548996 gene encoding sperm acrosome membrane-associated protein 4-like yields MCRCASIYLGLVLMLILAPMTLTKECYYCDVTVAHHCVGIPMTCGEEEDCYVGRGTAQGVPGIIKKGCIKAISCGWPQSIIHLDITYNLTTYCCPGDLCNVIQPRRAPKPPDATTAISVAAGLLLALLICWLL; encoded by the coding sequence ATGTGCCGCTGCGCATCCATATATTTAGGCCTCGTTCTTATGCTCATCTTGGCCCCCATGACACTAACCAAGGAATGCTACTACTGTGATGTGACTGTGGCACATCACTGTGTGGGTATCCCTATGACTTGTGGGGAAGAAGAAGATTGCTACGTTGGGCGTGGTACAGCTCAGGGTGTACCAGGAATTATAAAAAAGGGTTGTATAAAGGCTATCTCCTGTGGCTGGCCACAATCCATTATCCACCTGGATATAACCTACAATCTGACCACCTACTGCTGTCCAGGGGACCTGTGTAATGTGATTCAACCTCGCCGGGCCCCAAAGCCGCCAGATGCTACTACTGCTATTTCTGTGGCTGCTGGACTTTTACTGGCACTTCTTATCTGCTGGCTGCTGtga